One segment of Hemibagrus wyckioides isolate EC202008001 linkage group LG05, SWU_Hwy_1.0, whole genome shotgun sequence DNA contains the following:
- the gls2a gene encoding glutaminase kidney isoform, mitochondrial produces the protein MLCLKHVGAISAGISLIRQAGKLDNGNGRLFRKSLIRLMRTSAALAQHPRHQHVILDTETEMDGKGAGTGLEDLLFYTITQGEEKISVGHFISELERTGLLTSDPRLRDCMQQLHHAMHVSTGTAMMDQELFRKCAGSNIVLLTQAFQKKFIIPDFMTFASNINQLYYNAQTEQGGQVANYIPQLAKFSPDLWGVSLCTVDGQRHSVGDTREPFCLQSCIKPLEYAMAVNEFGTEHVHTYVGKEPSGVKFNKLSLNEDEKPHNPMVNAGAIVISSLIKPGFRKADKFDYMMEYMKRMAGGEYVGFSNATFQSEKETGDRNFAISYYLKEKKCFPNSSDMVSALDFYFQLCSIEVTCESGSVMAATLANGGICPITGERVLSAEAVRNTLCLMHSCGMNDFSGQFAFHVGLPAKSGVSGAVLLVVPNVMGVMCWSPPIDRVGNSVRSVHFCQELVSLFNFHNYDNLRHFAKKLDPRRQSGHERNKAVIELMFAAYSGDVSALRRFALSAVDMELRDYDSRSALHIAAAEGHLEAVKFLTGTCRVNPHVKDRWGNTPLDDAIQFGQDSVVEVLKEYHCIYSHTLMPEEISTQAHSETALDADDLGNVEALERFV, from the exons ATGCTCTGTCTAAAGCATGTAGGAGCGATCAGCGCTGGTATTTCGCTCATTAGACAAGCCGGGAAACTGGACAACGGAAATGGACGCTTGTTCCGAAAAAGCTTGATTCGGCTGATGCGCACGAGCGCAGCACTCGCTCAACACCCACGTCATCAGCACGTGATCCTGGACACGGAGACAGAGATGGACGG TAAGGGTGCAGGGACAGGCCTGGAGGACCTCCTGTTTTACACGATTACTCAAGGAGAGGAGAAAATCTCCGTGGGACACTTCATCAGT GAACTGGAGCGCACAGGATTACTGACTTCTGACCCTCGACTGAGGGACTGCATGCAGCAGCTCCATCATGCAATGCATGTGTCTACTGGGACAGCAATGATGGACCAAGAGCTCTTTAGGAA ATGTGCTGGGAGCAATATTGTCTTGCTCACTCAAGCCTTCCAGAAGAAGTTCATCATCCCAGATTTCATGACATTTGCATCCAATATAAACCAACTGTACTATAATGCACAAACTGAGCAAGGCGGCCAA gtaGCCAACTACATTCCTCAACTTGCTAAATTTAGCCCTGATCTTTGGGGTGTGTCTTTGTGCACTGTTGATGGTCAGAG GCACTCTGTAGGAGACACAAGGGAACCGTTCTGTTTGCAGTCGTGCATAAAGCCGCTTGAGTACGCTATGGCCGTCAATGAATTTGGGACTGAGCATGTGCATACATATGTGGGAAAAGAGCCCAGTGGCGTCAAATTTAACAAATTAAGTCTAAATGAGGACG aaaagCCTCATAACCCAATGGTTAATGCAGGGGCCATAGTGATCAGCTCACTTATAAAG CCTGGCTTCAGGAAGGCAGACAAATTTGATTAC ATGATGGAATATATGAAGAGAATGGCAGGTGGAGAGTATGTAGGTTTCAGTAATGCCAC GTTTCAGTCCGAAAAAGAGACGGGAGATAGAAACTTTGCAATCAGTTATTATCTAAAGGAGAAAAAA TGTTTCCCTAACAGTTCAGACATGGTATCAGCTCTCGATTTCTACTTTCAg CTGTGTTCCATCGAGGTTACTTGCGAGTCAGGGAGTGTCATGGCCGCCACTCTAGCTAACGGAGGAATCTGTCCAATCACAGGCGAGCGTGTACTGAGTGCAGAGGCTGTGAGAaacactctctgtctcatgcACTCCTGTGGCATGAACGACTTCTCGGGCCAGTTTGCTTTCCAT GTGGGCTTGCCGGCTAAGTCAGGAGTGTCTGGTGCTGTGCTTTTGGTCGTTCCTAATGTCATGGGAGTGATGTGCTGGTCCCCACCGATTGATCGTGTGGGTAACAGTGTACGAAGCGTGCACTTCTGTCAG GAGCTGGTTTCTCTTTTTAACTTCCATAATTATGACAACCTAAGACATTTTGCCAAGAAACTGGATCCTCGCAGGCAGTCTGGCCATGAGAGG AACAAGGCTGTAATTGAGCTGATGTTTGCAGCATACAGTGGAGATGTGTCAGCACTcaggag GTTTGCTCTGTCAGCAGTGGATATGGAGTTGAGGGATTATGATTCTCGGTCAGCTCTGCATATAGCTGCAGCTGAAG GTCACCTGGAAGCTGTTAAGTTCTTAACAGGGACCTGCAGAGTGAATCCTCATGTTAAGGACAG GTGGGGAAACACACCACTGGATGATGCTATACAGTTCGGACAGGACAGCGTGGTTGAAGTGTTAAAGGAATATCATTGTATTTACTCCCACACCCTGATGCCTGAGGAGATCAGTACACAAGCCCACAGTGAGACAGCCCTGGATGCAGATGATCTGGGGAATGTGGAGGCTCTGGAGAGGTTTGTTTGA
- the uck2a gene encoding uridine-cytidine kinase 2-A: protein MAGESEADLEHHDPEHTHTIRQPFLIGVAGGTASGKSSVCGKIMELLGQNKIDHHQRQVAILSQDSFYKVLTSEQKAKALKGQFNFDHPDAFDNELIIKTLWDIMEGRTVQIPVYDFVTHSRKEETVTVYPADVVLFEGILMFYSQEIRDLFQMKLFVDTDADTRLSRRVLRDISERGRDLEQVLTQYITFVKPAFEEFCLPTKKYADVIIPRGADNLVAINLIVQHIQDILNGGLTKRLNGCLNDHTTPCKRQPSESSSRPH from the exons ATGGCAGGAGAAAGCGAGGCCGATCTGGAGCACCATGATcccgagcacacacacaccatccgacAGCCTTTCCTTATCGGGGTGGCGGGGGGCACTGCCAGCGGAAAG TCATCCGTATGTGGTAAGATTATGGAGCTTCTTGGCCAGAACAAAATTGACCACCACCAAAGGCAGGTTGCCATCCTGAGTCAGGACAGTTTCTACAAGGTGCTTACCTCAGAACAGAAGGCCAAAGCTCTTAAAGGACAATTCAACTTTGATCACCCAG ATGCATTTGATAATGAGTTGATAATTAAGACTCTGTGGGACATCATGGAGGGAAGAACAGTTCAGATCCCAGTCTATGACTTTGTAACCCATTCCAG GAAGGAGGAAACAGTGACAGTGTACCCAGCTGACGTGGTGCTGTTCGAGGGGATTCTCATGTTCTACTCACAGGAAATCCGGGATCTTTTTCAAATGAAACTGTTTGTTGACACAGATGCTGATACGCGACTCTCACGCAGAG TCTTGCGAGACATCAGTGAGCGAGGACGGGATCTGGAGCAGGTCTTAACTCAATATATTACATTTGTGAAACCTGCTTTTGAAGAGTTCTGCCTACCA ACAAAAAAGTATGCTGATGTGATCATCCCGAGGGGAGCCGATAATCTAG ttgCCATTAATCTGATAGTACAGCACATCCAGGACATTCTGAACGGTGGCTTGACCAAACGATTGAACGGTTGTCTTAATGACCACACCACTCCTTGCAAGAGGCAGCCATCAGAGTCAAGCAGCAGGCCACACTGA
- the porcn gene encoding protein-serine O-palmitoleoyltransferase porcupine has protein sequence MGALTRQQFFQELPLGCLLPTAQQGLLQVWQLLIMCLACRLLWRIGRLPAYLKHLSTIACGFYTLYMFFGLHMVWVVLLSLLCYLILFLCRHSSTRGPFLSITVLIYLLLGELHMMDTNSWHKMRGSQIVVAMKAISLAFDLDKGTVENVPSPVEFMGYIYFVGTVIFGPWISFSSYREAVEGKELSVSWLVKVISSWIKSQLCLVISNCVAPYLFPYFIPFFEDKLLKNKKRRKNRGFIARWLMGYEHSMGFHFSNYFVSYLSETTTTLSGAGFTEEKDHLKWDLTMANPLNIELPRSMSEAVISWNLPMSQWLNIYVFKKALKFGTFQAILITYTTSILLHGLSFHIVAVLFTLAFMTYIEYELRKRLSIIFNACVLSKRCPSDCKHQNKKAFWVYFINGVFTVLAVLHLTYLGSVFGSSGDNIDTDEDGMASQTIHKWNELSWTSHWLTFGLWVVYRIII, from the exons ATGGGGGCTCTCACCCGGCAGCAATTCTTTCAGGAGCTTCCTTTGGGCTGCTTGCTTCCAACTGCCCAACAGGGTCTGCTGCAAGTGTGGCAACTGCTGATCATGTGTTTAGCATGCAGACTGTTGTGGAGAATTG GTCGCCTGCCTGCATACTTAAAGCACCTCAGCACAATTGCATGTGGCTTTTACACCCTCTACATGTTCTTTGGATTGCACATGGTGTGGGTAGTGCTGCTCAGTCTTCTCTGCTACCTCATCCTCTTCCTGTGCCGCCACTCCAGCACTCGCGGCCCCTTCCTTTCTATCACAGTCCTCATCTACCTCCTGCTGGG GGAGCTGCATATGATGGACACAAACAGCTGGCACAAAATGAGAG GTTCTCAGATAGTAGTTGCCATGAAAGCGATCTCTCTTGCCTTTGACTTGGATAAAGGCACAGTGGAAAATGTCCCCTCTCCAGTAGAGTTTATGGGCTATATTTACTTTGTGGGCACTGTCATATTTGGACCCTGGATCAGCTTCAGCAGCTACAGGGAGGCGGTAGAAGGCAAAGAGCTT AGTGTCTCCTGGTTGGTGAAGGTGATCAGCAGCTGGATCAAGAGCCAGTTATGCCTGGTGATCTCCAACTGCGTCGCTCCTTACCTCTTTCCCTACTTTATCCCTTTCTTTGAAGACAAACTACTGAAAAA TAAGAAGAGGCGAAAGAACAG AGGTTTTATTGCAAG GTGGTTGATGGGCTATGAACACAGCATGGGCTTCCATTTTAGTAATTATTTTGTAAGCTATTTGAGTGAAACCACAACCACACTGTCCGGTGCAGGCTTCACAGAAGAGAAGGACCATCTCAAGTG GGATCTTACAATGGCTAACCCACTAAATATTGAGCTTCCCAGGTCTATGTCAGAGGCTGTTATTTCCTGGAACCTCCCCATGTCTCAGTGGCTCAATATTT ATGTATTCAAGAAGGCTCTCAAATTCGGGACATTTCAGGCCATCCTCATCACTTACACAACCAGCATTTTGCTGCAT GGATTAAGCTTTCACATCGTAGCTGTGTTATTTACCCTCGCCTTCATGACATATATTGAGTATG AGTTGAGGAAAAGACTGTCCATCATCTTTAATGCGTGTGTCCTTTCTAAGAGATGTCCATCAGACTGCAAACATCAAAACAAGAAG gCATTTTGGGTTTATTTTATCAATGGAGTGTTTACTGTGCTAGCAGTGCTGCACCTTACCTACCTGGGCTCTGTCTTTGGCTCCAGCGGTGATAATATAGACACAGACGAG GATGGTATGGCCAGTCAAACTATTCATAAATGGAATGAGCTGAGCTGGACAAGTCACTGGCTGACCTTTGGCCTCTGGGTTGTATACCgcattattatttaa
- the magoh gene encoding protein mago nashi homolog has translation MSTNDFYLRYYVGHKGKFGHEFLEFEFRPDGKLRYANNSNYKNDVMIRKEAYVHKSVMEELKRIIDDSEITKEDDALWPPPDRVGRQELEIVIGDEHISFTTSKIGSLIDVNQSKDPEGLRVFYYLVQDLKCLVFSLIGLHFKIKPI, from the exons ATGTCTACGAACGACTTTTATTTAAGATATTACGTAGGACACAAAGGGAAATTCGGACACGAGTTTCTGGAGTTTGAATTCAGGCCGGACG GGAAGCTGAGATACGCGAACAACAGTAACTACAAAAATGACGTCATGATCAGGAAAGAG GCATACGTTCACAAGAGCGTGATGGAGGAGCTGAAGAGGATCATTGACGACAGTGAAATCACGAAGGAAGACGATGCCCTGTGGCCTCCTCCTGATCGGGTGGGCAGACAG GAGCTGGAGATTGTCATCGGCGATGAACATATTTCATTCACAACCTCCAAAATTGGGTCTCTGATCGATGTCAACCAGTCCAA AGATCCAGAAGGCCTCCGTGTGTTCTACTACCTGGTACAGGATCTCAAGTGTCTCGTCTTCAGTCTCATTGGCCTCCACTTCAAAATCAAGCCGATTTAA
- the cpt2 gene encoding carnitine O-palmitoyltransferase 2, mitochondrial has translation MAYLLSLRPLALRTSFAWTALSANHRPYSSKYEGSEYLHKSIVPTMHYQKSLPRLPVPKMEDTIRRYLAAQKPLLNQEQYSTTEKLAHEFQNGVGKQLHEELVAQDKINKHTSYISAPWFDMYLSARESVVLNFNPFMSFNPDPKPEYNNQLVRSANMVCSAVRFMKTLRAGLLEPEVFHLNPEKSNTDTFKKFIRWVPSSISWFGAYMVNAYPLDMSQYFRLFNSTRIPKPKRDELFTDQKGRHVLVMRRGNMYIFDALDRDGNLVKPAEILSHLKYILADATPAASLPLGVLTSENRDVWAGLREKLVQAGNGEALGLVDNALFCLCLDEEEMRDHIHISHNMLHGDGCNRWYDKSFSIILAKDGQAAINFEHSWGDGVAVLRFQNEVFKDTTETPLISPGTQPAAVNSASAVRRLEFKLNAELEQAIRKAKENFQAAVSKLTIDAMEFKQGGKEHLKKKKLSPDAIAQLAFQMGFLRQYGQIVATYESCSTAAFKHGRTETIRPASIHTQRCAEAFVQQPGQHSVEQLTSLLHACSKYHGQLTKEAAMGQGFDRHLFALRYLANSKGMPLPSLYQDPAYAAINHNILSTSTLTSPAVSLGGFAPVVPDGFGVGYGVHDDWIGCNVSSYPARDVHEFLRCVHKSLEDIFTVLEGKPIKSS, from the exons ATGGCATATCTTCTCTCACTGAGACCCCTGGCATTGAGGACTAGTTTTGCATGGACGGCGCTCTCTGCAAATCATCGACCATACAGCAGTAAATATGAAGGATCTGAGTATTTGCACAAAAGTATTGTTCCGACTATGCACTACCAGAAAAGTTTGCCGAG ATTGCCAGTTCCGAAGATGGAGGACACGATTAGGAGATATTTGGCAGCTCAGAAACCCCTATTAAACCAGGAACAGTACAG tacaaCAGAGAAACTGGCTCATGAATTTCAGAATGGTGTTGGCAAGCAGCTACATGAGGAGCTTGTGGCTCAGGACAAAATAAACAAGCACACCAGCTATATTTCAG ctCCCTGGTTTGACATGTACCTATCTGCCCGTGAATCTGTGGTCTTGAACTTTAATCCTTTCATGTCATTCAACCCTGACCCCAAACCTGAGTACAATAACCAGCTTGTTCGGTCTGCTAACATGGTGTGTTCTGCGGTTCGGTTTATGAAGACCCTGCGTGCTGGTCTCCTTGAACCAGAGGTATTCCACCTAAACCCAGAAAAGAGCAACACTGATACCTTTAAGAAGTTCATCCGATGGGTGCCGTCCTCCATTTCATGGTTTGGAGCCTACATGGTAAATGCCTATCCGCTGGATATGTCTCAGTATTTCCGTCTCTTCAACTCTACACGGATCCCAAAACCCAAGCGGGATGAGCTCTTCACTGACCAGAAAGGTCGCCATGTGCTTGTCATGAGAAGAggaaatatgtatatatttgatGCACTGGATCGGGATGGTAATCTGGTGAAACCAGCAGAAATCCTGTCACACCTCAAATACATCCTTGCAGACGCAACACCAGCTGCCTCTTTACCTCTAGGTGTTCTGACGAGTGAGAACAGGGATGTTTGGGCTGGACTAAGGGAGAAGCTTGTACAGGCAGGGAATGGTGAGGCTCTAGGTTTAGTGGACAATGCtttgttctgtctgtgtcttgATGAGGAGGAAATGCGTGATCATATACACATCTCCCACAATATGCTTCATGGGGATGGCTGCAACCGATGGTATGACAAGTCATTTAGTATCATTCTGGCCAAAGATGGACAAGCAGCCATCAATTTTGAGCACTCTTGGGGTGATGGTGTGGCTGTCCTCCGTTTCCAAAATGAAGTCTTCAAAGACACCACAGAGACTCCACTGATCAGTCCTGGCACCCAACCTGCTGCTGTCAATTCGGCTTCTGCTGTCCGGAGGCTGGAATTCAAGCTAAACGCTGAACTGGAACAAGCAATAAGAAAAGCCAAAGAGAACTTCCAGGCTGCTGTCTCAAAACTTACTATTGATGCCATGGAGTTCAAACAAGGGGGAAAAGAGcatttgaagaagaagaagctcagCCCTGATGCCATTGCACAACTGGCTTTTCAGATGGGATTCCTGCGGCAGTACGGGCAGATCGTAGCTACATACGAGTCCTGCAGCACTGCAGCTTTCAAACATGGCCGTACAGAAACCATCCGGCCTGCCAGTATACATACACAGCGCTGTGCTGAAGCCTTTGTTCAACAACCTGGTCAGCACAGTGTGGAGCAGCTCACAAGTCTGCTGCATGCCTGCTCCAAATACCATGGGCAGCTTACAAAGGAGGCAGCCATGG GACAAGGATTTGACCGGCATCTTTTTGCCTTACGCTACCTGGCAAATTCTAAAGGAATGCCTCTGCCGAGTCTGTACCAGGACCCAGCTTATGCAGCCATAAACCACAACATCCTGTCCACCAGTACACTCACTAGCCCTGCTGTCAGTTTGGGTGGCTTTGCCCCCGTGGTCCCAGATGGTTTCGGAGTGGGCTACGGTGTCCATGATGACTGGATTGGTTGCAACGTTTCCAGCTACCCTGCCAGGGACGTCCATGAATTTCTCAGATGTGTTCACAAGTCTCTGGAGGACATTTTTACTGTTCTTGAAGGAAAGCCAATTAAATCCAGCTAG
- the spryd4 gene encoding SPRY domain-containing protein 4 produces MWTKMALSSRLFLCGRFGRFADAVLLINKQPTVPLTCRCYVAVSQRNQLQFKLDERTAHSSLDLFKKDTGVIYRMLGLDPSHVQDSPLRFRDWAVVFADSRVDSGCHYWEVTVKKSQEFRIGVAEASMSRDECIGTNSSSWVFSYMHSKWYAMTTNKQVPVSLVGKPDRVGLLLDFEAGKLSLVDPQISKVVHSLKTHFPSPICPAFALWDGEILTHSGLEVPSELK; encoded by the exons ATGTGGACCAAGATGGCGTTATCATCGCGTTTGTTTTTGTGCGGTCGCTTTGGCCGATTCGCAGATGCCGTCTTGCTCATTAACAAACAGCCTACAGTTCCGCTTACTTGCAGATGTTATGTTGCCGTCAGTCAAAGAAATC AGTTGCAGTTCAAACTGGATGAACGTACAGCCCACAGCAGCCTCGATCTCTTCAAGAAAGACACTGGTGTGATTTACCGAATGCTGGGTCTAGACCCAAGTCATGTCCAGGATTCCCCTCTGCGATTTCGGGACTGGGCCGTCGTCTTTGCTGACAGTCGTGTCGACTCTGGATGTCACTACTGGGAAGTCACGGTTAAAAAGTCACAGGAGTTTCGCATTGGTGTTGCAGAAGCGTCTATGTCTCGTGATGAGTGCATAGGCACAAACTCCTCCTCATGGGTCTTCTCCTACATGCACAGTAAGTGGTATGCCATGACCACCAACAAGCAGGTGCCTGTGTCGCTGGTGGGGAAGCCAGATCGAGTGGGCCTGCTCTTGGACTTTGAGGCTGGCAAGCTCAGTTTAGTAGATCCCCAGATTTCAAAAGTGGTGCACTCGCTAAAGACTCATTTCCCCTCGCCGATCTGCCCAGCTTTTGCACTGTGGGATGGTgaaatactcacacactctgGGTTGGAGGTGCCATCAGAGCTTAAATAG